One genomic region from Nitrospinota bacterium encodes:
- the lexA gene encoding transcriptional repressor LexA — MHLTKKQKLIYDYVLFFIEKNGYAPSIVEIGQHFGLSSPATIHKHLTNLEAKGLIKRQKNMSRAIEPASREMDIHRSVEVPLLGLIAAGSPIETYPMAESMAIPEDMLGRNRTYVLKVRGDSMIEEQIKDGDFVIVDERTHADNGETVVALVDNENVTLKKYYRENENVRLQPANSALEPIVISSGRVAVQGVVVGLLRKF, encoded by the coding sequence ATGCATCTCACTAAAAAACAGAAGCTGATTTACGATTACGTCTTGTTTTTCATAGAGAAAAACGGGTATGCCCCCAGCATTGTGGAGATTGGCCAGCATTTCGGCCTTTCATCCCCCGCCACTATCCATAAACACCTTACCAATCTTGAGGCCAAAGGGCTTATAAAGCGGCAGAAGAACATGAGCAGGGCTATCGAGCCTGCCTCCAGGGAGATGGATATTCATCGCTCTGTGGAAGTGCCCCTGTTGGGTTTAATAGCCGCAGGTTCCCCTATCGAAACATATCCCATGGCGGAGTCCATGGCCATACCGGAAGACATGCTTGGCCGCAACCGGACTTATGTTTTGAAGGTTCGGGGGGATTCCATGATTGAAGAGCAAATAAAAGATGGCGATTTTGTGATTGTGGACGAGCGCACCCACGCCGATAACGGTGAAACCGTGGTTGCTCTGGTGGATAACGAAAACGTTACGCTGAAAAAATATTACCGGGAAAACGAAAACGTCCGTCTGCAACCGGCCAATTCAGCGTTGGAGCCAATTGTAATATCCTCGGGGCGCGTGGCCGTGCAGGGCGTGGTGGTGGGCTTGTTGAGGAAGTTCTAG